In Pseudomonas sp. FP1742, the DNA window TGTGTTTTTCGTAGATCCCGCGGATCGCCATCATCGCCATCAACACGTGCACAGGCTTGATGTGCCGTGGGTCTCGGGTGAACAGCGGCTCGATGTAGAACGGCTTGTCCGCCACCACGACGAAATCGACCCAGGACGCGGGGATATCCACGCGAGGCAGGTCGCTGACATCGTCCACCAGTTGATTGACCTGAACGATGACGATGCCGTCACTGAAGGCCGCCGGTTCAATCAACGCGGGCGTGTCTTCGGTGCTCGGGCCGGTGTAGATGTTGCCGGCGCGGTCGGCCATGAAACCGGCCGAGAGCACGACGTTGGGAATCAGGTCGACCACCAGCCGCGCATAGAGCTCGATGTAGGTGTGGATCGCGCCGATTTCCAGCAAACCGTCTTCTAGCAATTGGCTGATGCGCAGGCTCTGGGTACCGGCGAACGAGAAGTCGAGCTTGCGTGCGATGCCGCGTTCGAACAGGTCCAGGTGCTCGGAGCGCCCGACGCTGGGCATGATCATGTGCAAGTCATGCAGCTTGCCCGGATCGGCCTTGGCCAGGGAGCGGGACAGGAAGTCCGCCTGCTTCTGGTTATTGCCCTCCAGCACCACACGGTCGCCGGGCAGAATCAACGCCTCCAGCGCCGCCACGATCTTGTCGGTGGGCAGCACCACACCGTCGGCAAGGCCCCGCACCATCTCGAGACGCCGCTGCTTTTCGCTGCGCCGCCGCGTCCAGCGCGAGTCGGGGGATATTGTTGTTGTCATGACCACTCCACGGGTTCGCTGTCGTGGGAGTCACCTTAGGAGTGTTGGGTGTAGGGCATCAATCAAGCAGAGTGTTGGATCGTTACGGTCAGGGTAATGGTTGTCTCGATGCGCCCCGACAGCCAACCAATCTCTCGCAGGCATAAAAAGGTACTAACTGAGCGTGAATACTCGTTCGATGATCTTGAGAGCCGACTTCCCGTCAGCTTCATACAAACCTTTCAATTGCTGCTGGTCAGAAAGACGGTGCAGTTTGAAGTGGTTGTAGAACGCTTGCCCAAGCCGCTGGCCGCTGAAGTTTCCTGCACGATGCATTGCATGGAATTCCTGGTATGCGTTCTTTTCAAGCACCAACGGAGTGATACCGTTTGCCATCGTATTGACCAGACTGAAGAGTGAGGACCAGAAGGATAGGTGAGAGGCCTAATGCCAGTCACTTAAGTCGTAATACAGGCTTTAGCGGTCTGTCAGACGGACCGCGTTATCGTTCTTCGCGGGCAAGCCCGCTCCCACAGGTTTTGAGAGTGACACCAATCTCACTGTAGGAGCTGCCGAAGGCTGCGATCTTTTGATCTTTACGTCATTGCTCGCACCGGAAGATCAAAAGATCGCAGCCTTCGGCAGCTCCTACAGGGTTTCCCCCCATCAGATTGATCTTGTCCTGCTGCGCTACCCGCACGACAAAACTATTTTCAGCCGCCAGTTTTGCGGCCCAGTCGTCGGGGGTGTAGAGCGTCGGGTTGAGGACGCGGCCCAACTGCTCCTCCATTGGTATAAGCCGCTCCATCACTTCACTGTAGTGCAGGCCCTCGCCGATCAGCATGAGATCAATGTCACTGGATACGTTTGCCTGATCCTTGGCGATAGAGCCGTACACAAATGCCCAGGTGATCTGTTCGGCAAAG includes these proteins:
- a CDS encoding nucleotidyltransferase domain-containing protein produces the protein MKNLSLSEALFTTTQQKVLGLLFGKPDRSFYANEIARWAQVGKGSLMRELDRLQRAGVLIMTRQGNQTHYQANPDCPIYAELLGIARKTFGITEPLRQALQPFAEQITWAFVYGSIAKDQANVSSDIDLMLIGEGLHYSEVMERLIPMEEQLGRVLNPTLYTPDDWAAKLAAENSFVVRVAQQDKINLMGGNPVGAAEGCDLLIFRCEQ